Proteins from a single region of Juglans microcarpa x Juglans regia isolate MS1-56 chromosome 5S, Jm3101_v1.0, whole genome shotgun sequence:
- the LOC121268639 gene encoding ras-related protein RABA1f-like codes for MGAYRADDDYDYLFKVVLIGDSGVGKSNLLSRFTRNEFSLESKSTIGVEFATRSVRVDDKVVKAQIWDTAGQERYRAITSAYYRGAVGALLVYDVTRHVTFENVERWLKELRDHTDANIVIMLVGNKADLRHLRAVATEDAKGFAERENTFFMETSALESTNVENAFTEVLTQIYRVVSRKALDIGEDPAALPKGQTINVGTKDDVSAVKKVGCCSA; via the exons ATGGGGGCGTACCGAGCGGACGATGATTACGATTACTTGTTCAAGGTGGTGCTGATCGGGGACTCGGGTGTGGGCAAATCAAACCTGTTGTCGAGGTTTACAAGGAATGAGTTTAGTCTGGAATCCAAGTCCACCATTGGGGTCGAGTTCGCCACGAGAAGTGTTCGGGTCGATGATAAGGTCGTCAAGGCCCAGATTTGGGACACCGCTGGCCAAGAAAG GTATCGAGCAATTACGAGTGCCTATTATCGTGGTGCTGTTGGTGCTTTGCTAGTCTATGACGTTACCCGACATGTCACATTTGAAAATGTGGAGAGATGGCTGAAGGAGCTTCGGGATCACACGGATGCCAACATTGTGATCATGCTTGTGGGAAACAAAGCAGACCTGCGACACCTGCGAGCAGTTGCCACTGAAGATGCCAAGGGTTTTGCTGAACGGGAGAATACCTTTTTCATGGAAACATCTGCCCTTGAGTCCACGAATGTTGAGAACGCCTTCACAGAAGTGCTGACCCAAATTTATCGCGTTGTAAGCAGGAAGGCCCTCGATATTGGGGAAGACCCGGCAGCCTTGCCCAAAGGACAAACCATCAATGTCGGAACCAAGGATGATGTATCAGCAGTGAAGAAAGTTGGATGCTGCTCTGCTTAA
- the LOC121268638 gene encoding WUSCHEL-related homeobox 9-like has protein sequence MASSNRHWPSMFKSKPGNTHHQWQHDINSCDRGPNTSVPGCDQERSPEPKPRWNPKPEQIRILEAIFNSGMVNPPRDEIRKIRAQLQEYGQVGDANVFYWFQNRKSRSKNKLRHLQNSKNQSQHTQNNLSLNSVAAAINARSSSSSSSEKSSPKAPQMMTTSKVAFPNVTDASNSPTASVNHTFFQSRGENLPEPFFFPVQQITGDQVHHKGGTASFTQGFCFSELSNVVQVPEQDTVGPCTSLLISEIMNHGDSEKSLEDEKAMKFFHHQQNYAVTTHPITHTTAVSPSTTATYTGTVSSPIDQVQGVGESGAVGTGGPAKSTVFINEVAFEVTTGPFNVREAFGYDAVLIHSSGQPLITNEWGVTLQPLLDGAFYYLVRASDFN, from the exons ATGGCTTCATCGAACAGACACTGGCCAAGCATGTTCAAGTCAAAGCCCGGCAACACCCACCACCAATGGCAGCATGACATCAACTCATGTGACCGAGGTCCTAACACTTCAG ttccTGGGTGTGATCAAGAGCGGAGTCCGGAGCCAAAGCCTAGATGGAATCCAAAACCAGAGCAAATTCGCATACTAGAAGCAATTTTCAACTCTGGCATGGTGAACCCTCCAAGGGACGAGATACGAAAGATCAGAGCTCAATTGCAAGAGTATGGTCAAGTAGGTGATGCCAACGTTTTCTACTGGTTCCAGAACCGGAAATCAAGAAGTAAGAACAAGCTCCGCCatctccaaaactcaaaaaaccaGTCCCAGCATACCCAAAACAATCTTTCACTTAATTCCGTTGCTGCCGCCATAAACGCACGTTCatcctcatcatcctcttccGAAAAATCATCTCCTAAAGCACCCCAAATGATGACCACCTCCAAGGTCGCCTTTCCAAATGTTACGGACGCTTCGAATTCTCCAACAGCCTCGGTGAACCATACCTTTTTTCAGTCCCGCGGAGAAAATTTACCTGAACCTTTCTTCTTCCCGGTGCAACAGATAACAGGAGATCAGGTGCACCATAAGGGAGGAACAGCTAGTTTCACTCAAGGGTTTTGCTTTTCTGAACTATCAAATGTCGTTCAGGTACCTGAACAGGACACTGTTGGGCCTTGCACGAGTCTCTTGATCAGTGAGATAATGAACCATGGTGATTCAGAGAAAAGTCTAGAAGATGAGAAAGCCATGAAGTTTTTCCATCATCAGCAGAATTACGCTGTGACCACTCATCCAATTACTCACACAACTGCGGTCTCTCCCTCTACTACAGCTACTTATACTGGTACTGTTTCATCCCCCATCGATCAAGTTCAag GTGTTGGGGAATCGGGTGCAGTTGGCACGGGTGGTCCGGCGAAATCGACGGTGTTCATTAACGAGGTGGCCTTTGAGGTGACCACGGGGCCCTTCAACGTGCGAGAGGCTTTTGGCTATGATGCGGTGCTGATTCACTCCTCGGGTCAGCCCCTCATCACCAACGAGTGGGGTGTCACCCTCCAGCCACTTCTGGACGGCGCATTTTACTATCTGGTGCGCGCCTCCGAtttcaattaa
- the LOC121268640 gene encoding rac-like GTP-binding protein RAC13: MTTARFIKCVTVGDGAVGKTCMLISYTSNSFPTDYVPTVFDNFSANVVVDGSIVNLGLWDTAGQEDYNRLRPLSYRGADVFLLAFSLVSKASYENISKKWIPELKHYAPNVPIILVGTKLDLREDKQFLSDHPGATPITTAQGEDLKKMIGAVFYIECSSKTQQNVKAVFDGAIKVALRPPKTKKKPRKQRTCAFL, encoded by the exons ATGACCACAGCCAGATTTATCAAGTGTGTGACTGTGGGGGATGGCGCAGTGGGAAAGACGTGCATGCTCATTTCCTATACCAGCAACAGCTTTCCAACG gATTATGTTCCAACGGTATTCGACAACTTCAGTGCCAATGTTGTCGTGGATGGTAGTATTGTGAACCTTGGCCTATGGGATACTGCAG GACAGGAAGATTACAATAGGCTAAGGCCTCTAAGTTATAGAGGAGCTGATGTGTTTCTGTTGGCCTTCTCTCTCGTCAGCAAGGCCAGCTATGAGAACATCTCCAAAAAG TGGATCCCTGAGCTCAAGCATTATGCCCCCAACGTGCCAATTATACTCGTGGGCACCAAACTTG ATTTACGAGAAGACAAGCAGTTCTTGTCTGATCATCCTGGAGCAACACCGATAACAACTGCTCAG GGTGAGGACTTGAAGAAAATGATCGGCGCAGTCTTCTACATAGAGTGCAGTTCCAAAACTCAGCAG AATGTGAAGGCCGTGTTTGATGGCGCCATAAAGGTTGCTTTGAGGCCAccgaaaacaaagaagaaaccaCGCAAGCAAAGAACGTGTGCTTTCCTCTAG